From a single Candidatus Caldatribacterium sp. genomic region:
- a CDS encoding aminopeptidase P family protein has product MEESTVLWGIPESEFRERVERIQEKLVEHDFDAYLVHSNEADQGNVRYLSDYWPVFESAGVLVPKEGEPVLLVGPESEPFARERSKIPKIRKLLAYRESAEPEYPELELSTFRDVFDEVSGGRGIKRLALGDYAILPVPVLEGIREALGPGGEIVRAEWIITEMRMIKSENEIALMREAHRISALALEEVLGILKPGMRETEVVGLLHEAMYRLGAESEAFPVYVFGGKKTKSAINRAGSDRLREGEVIQICVGARFGGYASSIGRPIFFGKMPDDVRKRIQFGLDAHRKTLEWVREGVEARDIAVKFYKYFQDHGYAANYLYGPCHGTGILEVEKPWVERNSQYRLKKNMTFMADTFFTAEEYGFRWEVGFRVTEDGCEVFAEVPNEVIEL; this is encoded by the coding sequence CGTGCACTCGAACGAAGCGGACCAGGGCAACGTGCGCTACCTCAGTGACTACTGGCCGGTTTTTGAGAGCGCCGGAGTCCTTGTCCCTAAGGAAGGGGAACCTGTCCTTCTTGTCGGCCCCGAGTCGGAACCCTTTGCCCGCGAAAGGAGTAAAATTCCGAAAATCCGGAAACTCCTTGCCTACCGGGAATCGGCAGAGCCAGAGTACCCGGAGCTTGAACTTTCCACTTTCCGGGATGTCTTTGACGAGGTCTCCGGAGGAAGGGGAATCAAAAGGCTTGCCCTTGGGGACTATGCCATTCTTCCTGTTCCGGTTCTTGAGGGCATCAGGGAAGCCCTGGGTCCCGGAGGAGAAATCGTTCGGGCAGAGTGGATCATCACCGAAATGAGGATGATAAAGTCCGAAAACGAGATCGCCCTGATGCGGGAGGCCCACCGCATAAGTGCCCTGGCTCTCGAGGAGGTCCTTGGAATCTTAAAGCCCGGGATGCGGGAGACCGAAGTGGTGGGCCTGCTCCACGAGGCGATGTACCGCCTTGGGGCGGAATCGGAGGCCTTTCCCGTCTACGTCTTCGGGGGGAAGAAGACCAAAAGCGCTATAAACCGGGCAGGTTCTGATAGGCTCAGGGAGGGCGAAGTGATTCAGATTTGCGTGGGGGCGAGGTTTGGAGGGTATGCCTCCTCCATTGGCCGACCGATCTTCTTTGGGAAAATGCCAGACGATGTCCGGAAAAGAATCCAGTTTGGCCTTGATGCCCATCGCAAGACCTTGGAGTGGGTTAGGGAAGGTGTGGAGGCAAGGGATATAGCTGTAAAGTTCTACAAGTACTTCCAAGACCACGGATATGCGGCGAACTACCTCTACGGACCCTGCCACGGTACCGGGATACTGGAGGTGGAGAAGCCTTGGGTGGAGCGCAACTCTCAGTACCGCCTGAAGAAGAACATGACTTTCATGGCGGATACCTTCTTCACCGCCGAGGAATACGGCTTCCGCTGGGAGGTTGGCTTTCGGGTTACCGAGGACGGATGCGAGGTGTTCGCAGAGGTACCGAATGAGGTTATTGAGCTCTGA